In the genome of Candidatus Abyssobacteria bacterium SURF_5, one region contains:
- a CDS encoding Nif3-like dinuclear metal center hexameric protein, producing the protein MTASISTIVEAMERIAPPHLALPDDNVGLQAPGPVSVEKVLLSLDVDVRVVNEAKRRRANLIIAHHPVIYRPLSAIRSTDFSGRVILSAIRNDIGIYIAHTNLDCAQGGVNDALADRLELKNVRAVKVTHSEKKYKLVTFVPETHVDKVRSTMCEAGGGAIGEYSYCTFQTPGTGTFLPSANATPFLGSMGKINKEAELRLEILIPGASLSAVVHALKEAHPYEEVAYDVYELAEAGRRLGLGRIGELPEAVNFKDYVDLVKRRLGIKQARITGRDRAKIKNVAVCGGSGGDLLAGVLAEGAHAYITGEMRYHQLLNADASGLCVVEAGHGATERVVLPVLAKKLQRKIPGVEYILSRVRTDPSDWM; encoded by the coding sequence GTGACAGCATCGATATCGACAATTGTTGAAGCGATGGAGCGGATCGCGCCCCCCCATTTGGCGCTTCCCGATGACAATGTCGGGCTGCAGGCGCCGGGTCCGGTGTCCGTGGAAAAGGTGTTGCTGAGTCTGGATGTCGACGTGCGGGTCGTGAATGAGGCGAAGCGGAGGCGGGCGAACCTGATTATTGCGCATCATCCGGTCATTTATCGGCCGCTGTCAGCGATCAGAAGCACCGATTTTAGCGGACGCGTCATCCTGTCGGCGATCCGGAACGACATCGGCATTTATATCGCCCACACGAACCTGGACTGCGCGCAAGGCGGCGTCAACGACGCTCTGGCCGATCGCCTCGAGCTCAAGAACGTGCGCGCGGTGAAAGTGACGCATTCGGAGAAGAAATACAAGCTGGTGACATTTGTGCCGGAGACACACGTCGACAAGGTGCGCTCAACCATGTGCGAGGCCGGCGGAGGCGCGATCGGCGAATACAGCTATTGCACCTTTCAAACTCCGGGAACCGGAACTTTTCTGCCCTCGGCAAACGCCACTCCTTTTCTCGGCTCAATGGGAAAAATAAATAAAGAAGCTGAATTGAGGCTGGAGATTTTAATACCCGGCGCCTCTTTGTCCGCTGTTGTTCATGCGCTTAAAGAGGCCCATCCGTATGAGGAAGTCGCCTACGACGTTTACGAACTCGCCGAAGCGGGCCGGCGGTTGGGGCTCGGCCGCATTGGCGAGCTGCCCGAAGCGGTCAACTTCAAAGATTACGTCGACCTGGTAAAGAGACGGCTCGGGATCAAACAAGCGCGCATAACCGGCCGCGACAGAGCCAAGATAAAGAACGTCGCAGTCTGCGGCGGCAGTGGCGGCGATCTCCTCGCGGGCGTTCTTGCGGAGGGTGCTCACGCCTACATCACGGGAGAGATGAGGTATCATCAGCTGCTCAATGCGGATGCCTCGGGCCTTTGCGTGGTTGAGGCGGGTCATGGAGCGACCGAGCGGGTCGTATTGCCCGTTCTCGCGAAGAAACTCCAGCGGAAAATTCCGGGAGTCGAATATATTCTCTCGCGCGTCCGGACTGACCCCTCCGACTGGATGTAG
- a CDS encoding iron ABC transporter permease translates to MERLLDDSGGQRGTDTRIGGGSCDSSRPEASNRDRGDGPGNPSGGIPATRAGSVKRLTARRWLAVVFSMTMLLLAAIVVCSLIGPTPLDIGEALESSIVPNPQRMILFGIRLPRILLAGLIGGALAGAGVVFQAILRNPLADPYVLGISSGAALGAASGILMNLQQSLVGFSAITVCAFAGALLTIFFVYAIAQSYGRVLTHSLLLTGVIINYVFAALIMLITALVDFTKAREIIFWLMGNLSKTEYNYFTLLAAFGYIFIGSMILLWRSRDLNLLSLGEASASQLGVEVERLKRLAFVATSLITAGAVAEAGPIGFVGLIIPHAMRMLFGPDHRLLFPAAFLGGGIFLIFSDTVARVGIGGSEIPVGVVTALCGGPLFIFLLRRQIRKTG, encoded by the coding sequence ATGGAGCGCCTACTCGACGATTCCGGCGGTCAAAGAGGGACGGATACACGGATTGGTGGCGGATCATGTGACTCTTCCCGGCCCGAGGCTTCGAATCGGGATCGAGGAGATGGCCCGGGCAATCCATCCGGAGGCATTCCCGCAACGAGAGCAGGATCAGTGAAACGGCTGACCGCAAGACGATGGCTGGCGGTGGTTTTTTCGATGACGATGCTGCTGCTTGCCGCGATTGTGGTGTGCTCGCTCATTGGGCCGACTCCGCTCGACATTGGCGAAGCGCTCGAGTCATCCATCGTTCCCAACCCCCAGCGAATGATATTGTTCGGCATCCGGCTCCCGAGAATTCTCCTGGCGGGGCTGATTGGCGGGGCGCTGGCGGGCGCCGGAGTGGTCTTCCAGGCGATCCTGCGGAACCCGCTGGCAGATCCGTACGTGCTCGGGATTTCGAGCGGCGCCGCATTGGGGGCGGCAAGCGGAATCCTGATGAATCTGCAGCAAAGCCTGGTTGGATTCAGCGCGATCACCGTCTGCGCGTTTGCCGGAGCGCTGCTTACCATTTTCTTTGTTTATGCGATCGCGCAGAGCTACGGCCGCGTGCTTACGCATTCGCTGCTCCTGACCGGCGTCATTATCAACTACGTATTTGCCGCGCTGATCATGCTGATTACCGCTCTTGTCGACTTCACCAAGGCCCGCGAGATCATTTTTTGGCTGATGGGAAACCTGAGCAAGACCGAATACAACTACTTTACGTTATTGGCGGCTTTTGGATATATTTTTATTGGGTCAATGATCCTGCTGTGGCGCTCGCGCGACCTGAATCTGCTCAGCCTCGGGGAAGCATCCGCAAGCCAGCTCGGCGTGGAGGTGGAACGACTGAAGCGGTTGGCCTTTGTGGCGACATCATTGATAACCGCGGGCGCGGTGGCCGAAGCGGGTCCGATTGGATTCGTTGGATTGATCATACCGCATGCGATGCGGATGCTATTCGGCCCCGACCACCGGCTGCTGTTTCCGGCGGCATTTTTGGGCGGCGGCATTTTCCTTATTTTCTCCGATACGGTTGCGCGGGTGGGAATTGGAGGGAGCGAGATTCCTGTGGGCGTGGTGACCGCGTTGTGCGGCGGTCCCCTGTTCATATTCCTGTTGCGCAGGCAGATACGAAAAACGGGGTGA
- the tsaE gene encoding tRNA (adenosine(37)-N6)-threonylcarbamoyltransferase complex ATPase subunit type 1 TsaE codes for MRLLSNSPDDTRQIGKLLGRLLRLGDVVALAGRLGSGKTVLTQGLAEGLDVDPDEYVSSPSFTIVNEYRGRTPIFHVDIYRLQGQPEMVALGYEEYFDPRGVTIIEWADKVRDLLPERHVLIEFQISGAERRELTVTLAGDWPPEIAAEVQKVLQPYQRER; via the coding sequence ATGAGGCTGCTGTCGAATTCCCCCGACGACACCCGCCAGATCGGGAAACTGCTCGGGCGGCTTCTGAGGCTCGGCGACGTGGTGGCGCTGGCAGGCCGGCTCGGCAGCGGAAAAACCGTCCTCACGCAGGGGCTGGCCGAAGGACTCGATGTGGACCCCGATGAATATGTATCAAGTCCTTCTTTCACGATTGTGAACGAATATCGGGGGAGAACGCCGATCTTCCACGTCGATATTTACCGGCTGCAAGGGCAACCCGAGATGGTGGCGCTCGGGTATGAGGAGTACTTTGATCCCCGCGGCGTGACGATAATCGAGTGGGCCGACAAGGTGCGCGATCTGCTTCCCGAGCGACATGTCCTCATCGAGTTTCAGATATCCGGCGCGGAACGGCGCGAGCTGACAGTGACACTCGCGGGAGATTGGCCGCCGGAAATAGCGGCCGAAGTGCAGAAAGTTTTGCAGCCTTACCAGAGAGAAAGATGA
- a CDS encoding phosphoenolpyruvate carboxykinase (ATP) has protein sequence MSFEINRFLETAQRIFEQALADGRLIANPDKDHLKAMVEKEEGVSVSSYGSFSVDSEPNSRAAQFTRNNVDDRFGDEEEKLLLQCEQHLAREQLVSLDLLVGNGALGTTARAIVPKRFAHLIYAGENQFGRANGKVADPTYIIIFFFDDNFSSNKSKPLPKKDITIRVAYLPNGRMVKIIRNSNYFGELKKGIFAAEDWVAKANRGGIFLHAGCRADYLQQAHGGYEWVRSLLIALSANGKTTTTSRVLAWKDHEESWLIQDDGGTLMPDGSFYGFEAGGIFVKTDGLNPRDQRETYYGALKPATFFENVWLDDSGNFDFYNSEKTSNGRAIIVRRDFMHAGNKIDVDGIENLVLITRGPTIPAICRLNAEQAAAFMVLGQAMQSSAGDPTQAGKIISEFFYDPFIAGDKAEHANIFYEIIKNLKNLRCFLINTGGVGEGFRYHDITLNDTMGILDSLCRGGLEDWEMNPNIGFEIPKAIRLVDPIFVHPERLFNAADFTKRQAELKKARIQAIEEVGSGLHPAIRKVFLP, from the coding sequence ATGAGCTTTGAGATCAATCGTTTTCTGGAAACCGCACAAAGGATCTTCGAACAGGCTCTTGCCGATGGCCGGCTGATAGCCAACCCGGACAAAGACCATCTGAAAGCGATGGTCGAAAAAGAAGAGGGCGTGTCAGTTTCCAGTTATGGGAGTTTCTCGGTCGACTCCGAACCGAATTCGCGTGCGGCGCAGTTCACCAGAAATAACGTGGACGACCGATTCGGGGACGAGGAGGAGAAGCTTCTTTTGCAGTGCGAGCAGCACCTGGCGCGCGAGCAGCTTGTCAGTCTTGACCTCCTCGTTGGCAACGGAGCATTGGGTACAACGGCACGGGCCATTGTCCCAAAACGATTTGCCCACCTCATCTATGCGGGCGAAAATCAATTCGGCCGCGCGAACGGAAAAGTGGCCGATCCGACATATATCATCATTTTCTTTTTCGACGACAACTTCAGCTCGAATAAATCAAAACCGCTGCCCAAGAAGGACATCACCATCCGGGTCGCGTATCTGCCCAATGGCAGAATGGTGAAGATCATCCGCAACAGCAACTATTTTGGCGAATTGAAAAAGGGGATTTTTGCCGCTGAAGACTGGGTTGCAAAAGCGAACCGCGGTGGAATTTTCCTGCACGCCGGCTGCCGCGCGGATTATCTCCAGCAGGCGCACGGTGGCTACGAATGGGTCCGCTCGCTGCTGATTGCGCTTTCGGCCAATGGCAAAACCACCACCACCAGCCGCGTGCTGGCATGGAAAGATCATGAGGAATCGTGGTTGATCCAGGACGATGGCGGCACCCTCATGCCCGACGGCTCGTTCTATGGCTTTGAGGCCGGCGGCATTTTCGTAAAAACGGACGGACTGAACCCGCGCGACCAGCGCGAAACCTATTACGGCGCACTCAAGCCGGCCACTTTCTTTGAGAATGTCTGGCTCGACGACAGCGGAAATTTCGATTTCTATAACTCCGAGAAAACGTCCAACGGCAGAGCGATTATCGTCCGCCGCGATTTCATGCATGCCGGCAATAAGATAGATGTTGACGGCATCGAGAACCTCGTGCTCATCACGAGAGGCCCCACCATACCCGCGATATGCCGCCTCAACGCCGAACAGGCGGCCGCCTTCATGGTGCTCGGGCAGGCAATGCAATCTTCCGCCGGAGATCCGACGCAGGCCGGCAAGATCATCAGCGAGTTTTTTTATGACCCCTTTATCGCCGGCGACAAAGCGGAACATGCCAATATCTTCTATGAAATTATCAAGAACCTGAAAAATTTGAGATGCTTCCTGATCAATACCGGCGGCGTCGGCGAGGGCTTCCGCTATCACGATATCACGTTGAACGACACGATGGGAATCCTGGACTCGCTGTGCAGGGGCGGCCTCGAGGACTGGGAAATGAACCCGAACATAGGCTTCGAAATACCAAAGGCGATCCGGCTCGTCGACCCGATCTTCGTTCACCCGGAGCGCCTTTTTAACGCCGCCGATTTCACGAAGCGGCAAGCAGAACTGAAGAAGGCAAGGATACAGGCTATAGAAGAGGTCGGCTCCGGGCTTCACCCGGCGATCCGAAAAGTATTCCTTCCGTAA
- a CDS encoding nitronate monooxygenase, whose product MKKTRLTQLLNIEYPIIQGGMVWVSNWRLAAAVSNAGGLGQIGTGSMDWDQIRENIRQVRKQTEKPWGINIPMMRPDFEEICKIGLEEGCRIFTTSAGNPAKAAPLLKRDSTIIIHVVPSVKGAKKAQDAGFDAIVCEGYEAGGHDGMDEICTIALTPQVVDAVDLPVVSAGGIADGRGIAAALVLGAEGVQMGTRFVATVECNAHHNFKQKLVEALDNGTIITGRKMNMLRSLKNAFTVRMAEAERKGASTEELLRIIGDEHNRAELGMIEGNVDEGVFEAGQSSGLVHDIPTVAGLFEQLKKEYEEAVARVR is encoded by the coding sequence ATGAAGAAAACGAGGTTGACTCAATTACTGAATATAGAATATCCGATCATCCAGGGCGGGATGGTCTGGGTGTCGAACTGGCGATTGGCTGCAGCGGTCTCTAATGCCGGCGGACTCGGCCAAATCGGGACCGGTTCCATGGATTGGGACCAGATTCGCGAAAATATCCGCCAGGTCCGAAAGCAGACGGAAAAACCGTGGGGCATAAACATCCCGATGATGCGGCCCGACTTCGAGGAAATCTGCAAGATCGGCCTCGAAGAGGGATGTCGGATTTTCACGACGTCAGCCGGAAATCCGGCAAAGGCCGCGCCCCTGCTGAAGCGGGACAGCACCATCATTATTCACGTTGTACCTTCTGTGAAAGGCGCGAAGAAAGCGCAGGATGCCGGATTCGATGCCATTGTCTGCGAAGGATATGAGGCTGGCGGACATGACGGCATGGACGAGATCTGTACGATCGCGCTTACCCCGCAGGTGGTGGACGCGGTAGATCTGCCCGTGGTTTCAGCCGGAGGAATCGCCGACGGCAGGGGAATCGCCGCCGCTCTTGTGCTGGGCGCCGAGGGCGTGCAGATGGGCACGCGCTTTGTCGCGACCGTCGAATGCAATGCTCATCATAATTTCAAGCAGAAACTGGTCGAAGCGCTGGATAATGGAACCATCATTACCGGACGCAAGATGAACATGCTGCGCTCGCTCAAGAATGCTTTCACGGTTCGCATGGCTGAGGCTGAACGTAAGGGCGCGTCAACCGAAGAACTTCTCAGGATCATCGGCGACGAACACAATCGCGCCGAATTAGGAATGATCGAGGGGAACGTCGACGAAGGCGTCTTCGAGGCCGGACAATCATCGGGACTGGTTCATGATATCCCGACGGTAGCCGGGCTGTTTGAGCAATTGAAAAAAGAATACGAAGAGGCCGTGGCGAGGGTGCGCTGA